A window from Gemmatimonadota bacterium encodes these proteins:
- a CDS encoding DUF3179 domain-containing protein, translating into MRNSVLTGVGPGLVAVLAVASCDATGLAVTDPAQEDEEEVFCIGSRAELSYITSPDAIPALTDPAFVASDHVDASYLEDDDRVIALLLDGEPLAFPIKVLQWHEIVNLNRGSTRLSISYCPLTGTGLVFDRSAVGGAEFGVSGLLYRNNLVLYDRADEPSFFPQMSRRAECGPLARSRVSLPMVASWEIRWDAWKRLHPNTLVVSSDTGIERPYSLPPNAEYERIDNPDVLIPMEIDPRRPPKERVLGIPDSFTGGSAFPFEELKTSERLAIPFLHAGRGGVVFWERDAEAALSFFDEVAGAELSFDVTSDGFVDSNTGTRWRLDGLAIEGPLAGERLEPVPEAYVAFWFAWADFQTETWVWLSSGLDSWPEGS; encoded by the coding sequence GACGCTACGGGCCTCGCGGTGACAGATCCCGCCCAGGAGGACGAAGAAGAGGTCTTCTGCATCGGCTCCCGTGCCGAGCTGAGCTACATCACTTCTCCCGACGCCATCCCGGCGCTGACGGACCCCGCCTTCGTCGCTTCCGATCACGTCGACGCCTCGTACCTCGAAGACGACGACCGGGTCATCGCGTTGCTTCTGGACGGTGAGCCTCTGGCGTTCCCGATCAAGGTTCTCCAGTGGCACGAGATCGTGAACCTGAATCGGGGGAGCACGCGGCTCTCGATCTCGTACTGTCCGCTCACGGGCACTGGCCTGGTCTTCGATCGATCGGCGGTCGGTGGCGCGGAGTTCGGCGTCAGCGGTCTCTTGTATCGCAACAACCTCGTCTTGTACGACCGCGCAGACGAGCCCTCCTTCTTCCCGCAGATGAGCCGGCGCGCAGAGTGCGGCCCTCTAGCGAGGTCCCGTGTGTCGCTCCCGATGGTCGCCTCGTGGGAGATCCGCTGGGATGCGTGGAAGCGGCTGCATCCCAACACGCTGGTCGTGTCCAGCGACACCGGCATCGAACGGCCGTATTCCCTGCCGCCCAACGCCGAGTACGAGCGCATCGACAACCCCGACGTCTTGATTCCGATGGAGATCGATCCTAGGCGTCCGCCCAAGGAGCGGGTGCTCGGCATTCCCGACAGCTTTACGGGCGGTTCCGCTTTCCCATTCGAGGAGCTCAAGACGAGCGAGCGACTCGCGATTCCGTTTTTACACGCCGGGCGGGGCGGGGTCGTTTTTTGGGAACGCGACGCTGAGGCGGCGCTCTCCTTCTTCGATGAAGTCGCCGGAGCGGAGCTCAGCTTCGACGTGACGAGCGACGGCTTCGTCGACTCCAACACCGGCACACGGTGGCGCCTGGACGGGTTGGCCATCGAGGGCCCCCTGGCGGGGGAAAGGCTCGAGCCGGTACCGGAAGCGTACGTGGCGTTCTGGTTCGCCTGGGCGGACTTCCAGACCGAAACGTGGGTGTGGCTGTCGTCGGGCTTGGACAGCTGGCCGGAAGGGTCGTAG